In Streptomyces sp. NBC_00569, a single genomic region encodes these proteins:
- a CDS encoding organic hydroperoxide resistance protein, with protein MEAIYTAVATATHGRDGRAVSSDGRLDLQLGIPTEMGGNGQGTNPEQLFAAGYSACFASALGLVGRAAKVDISDAAVTAEVGIGKQGEGFGLAVTLRVELPETVDAETGRKLVEQAHQVCPYSNATRGNIDVELVVE; from the coding sequence ATGGAAGCGATCTACACCGCCGTAGCCACCGCCACCCACGGCCGCGACGGCCGCGCCGTCAGCTCCGACGGCCGCCTCGACCTCCAGCTGGGCATCCCCACGGAGATGGGCGGCAACGGCCAGGGCACCAACCCCGAGCAGCTCTTCGCCGCCGGGTACTCCGCCTGTTTCGCCAGCGCTCTCGGCCTGGTCGGCCGCGCCGCGAAGGTCGACATCAGCGACGCCGCGGTGACCGCCGAGGTCGGCATCGGCAAGCAGGGCGAGGGCTTCGGGCTCGCGGTGACGCTGCGCGTGGAGCTGCCGGAGACGGTCGACGCCGAGACCGGCCGCAAGCTGGTCGAGCAGGCCCACCAGGTCTGCCCGTACTCGAACGCGACCCGCGGCAACATCGACGTCGAGCTCGTCGTCGAGTAG
- a CDS encoding glycosyltransferase family 39 protein: protein MRISTDGPRGRTPRALPVAAPAVTAVVLPGVVMLGLGLWGLDRGTIWRDEAATILVATRSLPQILHLLGNIDAVHGLYYVLIHFVLGGQTDAYLIRLPSVLGATAAACLVAALGIRLARPRVGLWAGLLYAASPFTGYYAQEGRSYAIVAAGAAAATLMFVHCVRRPSWPAWAGYAALVTVTAWLHEFAVLVLVAHAVTLLVSRAAPVLWRGWAAAAAAAVLLVLPLADEARGQSFQVAWIRRPGWEDAEALLRLAAGHPGAVFNTTLLLAAAAVLAPSVRRGTCGLAAVALPLAVVPPAVLLTVSQWQPLYAPRYTFFAFAGLPLLAAAGADTVLRRLPERVRPPAYVQVTAGAALVAVAFWAQFPAQLRERSPESRRDDFGAVARMTERHLRPGDALLYVPKTGRRLTETYPRAVAGVRDVALKSTGARSGTLYGVDTSPAELRARMACLSRVWVLFDAEAGRPGWHTRSHVELAKLALLERDFTPLTESRRRSGLLRLYERVGGPAPACVADAGPVTATVTPTEPTPESP from the coding sequence GTGCGCATCTCTACGGACGGTCCGCGCGGCCGCACCCCCAGGGCCCTTCCCGTCGCCGCACCCGCCGTGACCGCGGTAGTGCTGCCGGGCGTGGTGATGCTGGGCCTCGGGCTCTGGGGGCTGGACCGCGGCACGATCTGGCGCGACGAGGCCGCGACGATACTCGTCGCCACCCGCTCCCTGCCCCAGATCCTCCATCTCCTCGGCAACATCGACGCGGTGCACGGCCTCTACTACGTGCTGATCCACTTCGTGCTCGGCGGGCAGACGGACGCCTACCTGATACGGCTGCCCTCCGTGCTGGGCGCGACCGCGGCGGCTTGCCTCGTCGCCGCGCTCGGCATCCGGCTCGCCCGGCCCCGCGTCGGCCTGTGGGCCGGACTCCTCTACGCCGCCTCGCCGTTCACCGGCTACTACGCGCAGGAAGGCCGCTCGTACGCGATCGTCGCGGCGGGCGCGGCTGCGGCGACGCTCATGTTCGTCCACTGCGTACGGCGTCCTTCGTGGCCCGCCTGGGCCGGGTACGCCGCGCTCGTGACGGTGACCGCGTGGCTCCACGAGTTCGCCGTGCTCGTCCTCGTCGCGCACGCCGTCACCCTCCTCGTGTCCCGCGCGGCCCCTGTGCTGTGGCGGGGCTGGGCGGCCGCCGCCGCTGCCGCCGTCCTGCTGGTGCTGCCGCTCGCCGACGAGGCGCGGGGGCAGAGCTTCCAGGTGGCGTGGATCCGCAGGCCGGGCTGGGAGGACGCCGAGGCGCTGCTGCGGCTCGCCGCCGGGCACCCCGGCGCCGTCTTCAACACCACGCTCCTGCTCGCCGCGGCCGCCGTGCTCGCCCCCTCGGTCCGCCGCGGGACGTGCGGGCTCGCCGCGGTCGCGCTGCCGCTCGCCGTCGTGCCGCCCGCGGTGCTGCTCACCGTGTCGCAGTGGCAGCCGCTGTACGCGCCGCGCTACACGTTCTTCGCGTTCGCCGGGCTGCCCCTGCTGGCGGCGGCCGGCGCGGACACGGTCCTGCGGCGCCTGCCGGAACGGGTGAGGCCCCCCGCGTACGTCCAGGTGACCGCCGGGGCCGCCCTGGTCGCGGTGGCGTTCTGGGCGCAGTTCCCGGCGCAGTTGCGCGAGCGGTCGCCCGAGAGCCGCAGGGACGACTTCGGGGCGGTCGCGCGCATGACGGAGCGGCATCTGCGGCCCGGAGACGCGCTGCTCTACGTGCCGAAGACCGGCCGGCGCCTCACGGAGACGTATCCGCGCGCGGTGGCGGGCGTGCGCGACGTGGCCCTGAAGTCGACGGGCGCCCGCTCCGGAACCCTGTACGGCGTGGATACGAGCCCCGCCGAACTCCGCGCCCGGATGGCGTGCCTGAGCCGCGTCTGGGTCCTCTTCGACGCGGAGGCGGGCCGCCCCGGCTGGCACACCCGAAGTCACGTCGAGCTCGCCAAACTCGCGCTCCTGGAACGGGACTTCACCCCCCTCACCGAATCGAGACGCCGCAGCGGGCTGCTGCGCCTGTACGAGCGTGTGGGCGGCCCCGCGCCCGCGTGCGTGGCGGACGCGGGGCCCGTCACGGCGACCGTCACACCCACCGAGCCGACGCCGGAGTCCCCATGA
- a CDS encoding acyltransferase family protein gives MTATLLPAPTRSRGAQARAPRLDSLTGMRFVAALAVFVHHTTGLAPGSGLAQAPVLFPYSTMGVNGVGFFFVLSGFLLAWGHRPGTRRGLFYWRRAGRIWPAHLAATIPCVWVFYLWGGVPTDAFSFVTSLLLVQTWFPGVVPMFPGNGVAWTLSVEVFFYLLFPWVIGPALRLRTRTLVLLAASGLAVMWAVNWWAAAHLSPFAREWVMRHPVTRLPEFAAGLVCAIALRRGHRIALRPAVLLAAFAAYTAVYCHRADWLPPGTVGQLEWTVRPFVAVFSALFIVAYAQRELSGRRGALCSRPMVLLGAWSYAFYLLHQTLNRYVHDTWGPMRPDNSALFALCGLAVAVVALSWALFTYVEEPARKWWSRHTPRRLAR, from the coding sequence GTGACAGCCACCCTCCTCCCCGCGCCCACCCGCTCCCGCGGCGCGCAGGCGCGGGCGCCGCGGCTCGACTCGCTCACCGGGATGCGCTTCGTGGCGGCGCTCGCCGTCTTCGTGCACCACACCACCGGGCTCGCCCCGGGCAGCGGCCTGGCTCAGGCGCCGGTCCTGTTCCCGTACTCGACCATGGGCGTCAACGGGGTCGGGTTCTTCTTCGTGCTGTCCGGGTTCCTGCTGGCCTGGGGGCACCGCCCCGGCACGCGTCGCGGCCTCTTCTACTGGCGTCGCGCCGGCCGCATCTGGCCCGCGCATCTCGCCGCCACGATCCCGTGCGTCTGGGTGTTCTACCTCTGGGGCGGCGTGCCCACGGACGCGTTCAGCTTCGTCACGTCGCTGCTGCTCGTGCAGACCTGGTTCCCCGGCGTCGTGCCGATGTTCCCGGGCAACGGCGTGGCCTGGACGCTCAGCGTCGAGGTGTTCTTCTACCTCCTGTTCCCCTGGGTGATCGGTCCGGCCCTGCGCCTGCGCACCCGCACCCTCGTGCTCCTCGCGGCGTCCGGTCTGGCCGTCATGTGGGCCGTCAACTGGTGGGCCGCCGCGCACCTTTCGCCCTTCGCACGCGAATGGGTCATGCGCCACCCGGTGACCCGCCTGCCCGAGTTCGCGGCCGGCCTCGTCTGCGCGATCGCCCTGCGCCGCGGCCACCGGATCGCCCTGCGCCCGGCCGTACTGCTCGCCGCCTTCGCCGCGTACACGGCCGTGTACTGCCACCGGGCGGACTGGCTCCCGCCGGGCACAGTGGGTCAACTGGAATGGACGGTCAGACCGTTCGTCGCCGTGTTCTCGGCGCTCTTCATCGTCGCGTACGCCCAGCGCGAGCTGTCCGGGCGCCGCGGAGCGCTCTGTTCGCGCCCCATGGTGCTGCTCGGCGCGTGGTCGTACGCGTTCTATCTGCTGCACCAGACGCTGAACCGGTACGTGCACGACACCTGGGGCCCGATGCGGCCCGACAACTCCGCCCTGTTCGCACTGTGCGGGCTCGCCGTCGCCGTGGTCGCGCTGTCCTGGGCGCTGTTCACGTACGTCGAGGAACCGGCCAGAAAGTGGTGGTCCCGGCACACGCCGCGCCGTCTCGCACGGTGA
- a CDS encoding methyltransferase domain-containing protein — protein sequence MHQSAYEQMELCVRSYLPRGRRLRVVDLGARVSDGQVRTHKSLLEGYDTEYVGVDVLKGRNVDAVMAKPYRIPVRSNSADFLISGQAFEHIPFFWASMLEIARVLKPEGTAFITAPSRGHVHDVQDCWRYYPDGMRALAAYTRLELREAYTDFPPMKGIRHAYGSIDAKHAYWGDTVGVFRKPAKYPRLTMAFVRSTTRWWANRVGGVDGVPLPAPLAGREQCGRPAAIPRPAGVSNG from the coding sequence ATGCACCAGTCCGCGTACGAACAGATGGAGCTCTGTGTCCGGAGCTACCTGCCGCGCGGGCGGCGGCTGCGGGTGGTCGATCTCGGGGCGCGGGTGTCGGACGGGCAGGTGCGCACACACAAGTCGCTCCTGGAGGGGTACGACACCGAGTACGTGGGCGTCGACGTGCTGAAGGGGCGCAACGTCGACGCGGTGATGGCGAAGCCGTACCGCATCCCGGTCCGCTCGAACAGCGCCGACTTCCTCATCTCCGGCCAGGCCTTCGAGCACATCCCGTTCTTCTGGGCGTCGATGCTGGAGATCGCCCGCGTCCTCAAGCCGGAGGGTACGGCGTTCATCACGGCCCCCTCGCGCGGCCATGTGCACGACGTGCAGGACTGCTGGCGCTACTACCCGGACGGGATGCGCGCCCTGGCCGCGTACACACGTCTCGAACTGCGCGAGGCGTACACCGACTTCCCGCCGATGAAAGGCATCCGGCACGCCTACGGCAGCATCGACGCCAAGCACGCCTACTGGGGCGACACCGTCGGCGTCTTCCGTAAGCCGGCCAAGTACCCACGTCTCACCATGGCCTTCGTGCGCTCGACCACGCGCTGGTGGGCCAACCGTGTCGGTGGTGTCGACGGGGTGCCGCTGCCCGCGCCGCTCGCCGGACGGGAGCAGTGCGGCCGCCCGGCGGCGATTCCCAGGCCCGCGGGTGTATCAAATGGTTAG
- a CDS encoding TylF/MycF/NovP-related O-methyltransferase yields MAWRRAVNGVIKQLTGYQLTRVPVPAPRQAARAHESAPPAAAPRPKQTPKPKGLVLPEDYDDEAKDIIRAVKPYTMTSPERLNAFILATRHIVRHDIPGDIVECGVWRGGSMQACAKALLSQGDTGRDLYLFDTYEGMTPPTEEDLRRDGKSAEELLAVQGKDRPIWAVATLDDVKSGFRAVPYPEDRLHFVRGKVEDTVPGQAPEQISILRLDTDWYASTKHELDHLYDRLVPGGVLLIDDYGYWQGSRQAVDEFLEKTGERLLLLRMDEGRIAVKP; encoded by the coding sequence ATGGCATGGCGAAGAGCAGTGAATGGCGTCATCAAGCAGCTCACCGGGTACCAGCTGACCCGTGTACCGGTGCCCGCTCCCCGGCAGGCCGCCCGCGCGCACGAGTCTGCGCCGCCGGCCGCGGCGCCCAGGCCGAAGCAGACGCCGAAACCCAAGGGCCTGGTCCTCCCCGAGGACTACGACGACGAGGCGAAGGACATCATCCGCGCGGTCAAGCCGTACACGATGACGTCCCCGGAGCGGCTCAACGCCTTCATCCTCGCCACCCGCCACATCGTCAGGCACGACATCCCTGGCGACATCGTCGAGTGCGGTGTGTGGCGCGGCGGTTCGATGCAGGCGTGCGCCAAGGCCCTCCTCTCGCAGGGCGACACGGGACGCGACCTCTACCTCTTCGACACGTACGAGGGCATGACGCCGCCCACCGAGGAGGACCTCAGGCGCGACGGGAAGTCCGCCGAGGAACTGCTCGCCGTCCAGGGCAAGGACCGCCCGATCTGGGCCGTCGCCACCCTCGACGACGTCAAGTCCGGCTTCCGGGCCGTGCCGTACCCCGAGGACCGCCTCCACTTCGTGCGGGGCAAGGTCGAGGACACCGTCCCCGGGCAGGCGCCGGAACAGATCTCGATCCTGCGCCTCGACACCGACTGGTACGCCTCCACCAAGCACGAACTCGACCATCTCTACGACCGGTTGGTGCCCGGCGGCGTCCTCCTCATCGACGACTACGGCTACTGGCAGGGCTCCCGCCAGGCCGTCGACGAATTCCTGGAGAAGACCGGCGAGCGGCTGCTGCTCCTGCGCATGGACGAGGGGCGCATCGCAGTCAAGCCCTGA
- a CDS encoding bifunctional glycosyltransferase/CDP-glycerol:glycerophosphate glycerophosphotransferase yields MTPRLTVVVPIYNVEAYLDACLESLAAQTMPDLEVVMVDDGSTDGSPVIARAMAGRDPRFSYVAQENAGLGAARNAGAARATGAHLAFVDSDDVVPLDAYERMLDALEESGSDFATGNVHRLRVDGTTEQSAMFRKVMGKDRAATHVTRHWDLLGDRIACNKVFRKDFWDRHAFAFPVGVLFEDTPVVVPAHFLARSVDVLSGPVYLWRDRDGSITNRRARPRAVADRTAAVRSVSGFLGDRVRETAGTPEGAGWAEGKRRYDATVLAGDLWLFMEALPLGDAEYHEAFLDHANSFADTVDPAVLTGLPLALRVKWQLIRERRLTELLAFMTYEKSNGTTFVARGPRRSRAQFPPVTGPLPRGVTALRRADLPLKSHITEASWDQDGRLRLKGFAYVRNLPAGRVGARAKFAWLRAGKRRAVPLKVRTVRSREATYRSKQGLHSYDRSGFETVIDPARLVTKRPSTTWNVEMAAFGGGLLRTGPVRMGGLADLPVRYLDDFLRIAPRLSAGRLRLRAERVKARLVRHEESGGALRLEGELAPGTPADLKALRVENWHTKEAHDLPVERSGRTFAAELRLELIAGAGTDDSGAPRKTDPWGVGLVRGEDEWSALAVRPDTPAGRHPLGAGRELLVLANAAGNVELRNQTVRPLVDTLTWDEDGLLAVGGSFPDESDTAWELLLQHSGHDEVAVLPVEVTDGRFGATLCPDAVAGPAGVLPLAEGRWYLFLREPGETDPGRYRQVHVAPARHERLPLVRALGGRDFTVGRRHYDRLVIESGSVLAVTERGGAQQGALRTRYASLRVEPRTDTVLYSSFDGRQYSDSPRAVHEELVARGEPLEHLWVVRDQQVTVPASGRPVVLWSTEWYEALARSRYVVTNTQLPDWFERAEDQYVVQTWHGTPLKRIGRDLADSPSGDRRYIATLPERAAQWNLLVSPNRFSTPVLRGAFGYHGEVLESGYPRNDLLHAADRAKVAAEVRERLGIPEDRRVVLYAPTWRENQPRRGGRYGLDLRLDLAAARRALGEDHVLLVRRHYLVGGTVPGTTSGFVRDVTRHPDVGELLLISDVLVTDYSSLMFDFAQTGRPMLFHTYDLDHYRDTLRGFYFDFVAQAPGPLLATGEEVVEALRDPVAATAGHEEAYRRFREVFCDLDDGRAAAHVADAMLPGGRR; encoded by the coding sequence ATGACACCACGACTCACCGTCGTCGTCCCCATCTACAACGTCGAGGCGTACCTCGACGCCTGCCTGGAGTCGCTGGCCGCGCAGACCATGCCCGACCTCGAAGTCGTGATGGTCGACGACGGCTCCACCGACGGGAGTCCGGTGATCGCCCGCGCCATGGCCGGACGCGACCCGCGCTTCAGTTACGTGGCGCAGGAGAACGCGGGCCTCGGAGCGGCGCGCAACGCGGGTGCGGCGCGGGCCACGGGCGCGCATCTCGCCTTCGTGGACAGCGACGACGTGGTGCCGCTCGACGCGTACGAGCGCATGCTCGACGCCCTGGAGGAGTCGGGCTCCGACTTCGCCACCGGCAATGTGCACCGGCTGCGCGTCGACGGGACGACCGAGCAGTCCGCCATGTTCCGCAAGGTGATGGGCAAGGACCGCGCCGCCACCCACGTCACCCGGCACTGGGACCTGCTCGGGGACCGCATCGCCTGCAACAAGGTGTTCCGCAAGGATTTCTGGGACCGTCACGCGTTCGCGTTCCCCGTGGGCGTGCTCTTCGAGGACACCCCGGTCGTGGTGCCCGCGCACTTCCTCGCCCGCAGCGTCGACGTCCTGTCCGGGCCCGTCTATCTGTGGCGCGACCGCGACGGCTCCATCACCAACCGGCGGGCCAGGCCGCGCGCCGTCGCCGACCGCACCGCCGCCGTCCGCTCGGTCAGTGGTTTCCTCGGGGACAGGGTGCGCGAGACGGCCGGCACCCCGGAGGGAGCGGGCTGGGCGGAGGGCAAGCGGCGTTACGACGCGACGGTGCTCGCCGGGGACCTGTGGCTGTTCATGGAGGCGCTGCCGCTCGGCGACGCCGAATACCACGAGGCGTTCCTCGACCACGCCAACTCCTTCGCGGACACCGTCGACCCGGCCGTCCTCACCGGTCTTCCGCTGGCCCTGCGTGTCAAGTGGCAGCTCATCCGGGAGCGCCGCCTGACCGAGCTGCTCGCGTTCATGACGTACGAGAAGAGCAACGGCACGACGTTCGTGGCGCGCGGGCCGCGCAGGAGCCGGGCGCAGTTCCCGCCCGTCACCGGGCCCCTGCCGCGTGGCGTGACCGCGCTGCGGCGGGCCGACCTGCCGCTGAAGTCGCACATCACCGAGGCGTCCTGGGACCAGGACGGACGGCTGCGGCTCAAGGGATTCGCCTATGTGCGGAACCTGCCGGCGGGCCGGGTCGGGGCGCGCGCCAAGTTCGCGTGGCTGCGGGCGGGCAAGCGGCGCGCGGTGCCCCTGAAGGTCCGTACCGTCCGCTCCCGCGAGGCCACCTACCGCTCCAAGCAGGGGCTGCACAGCTACGACCGGTCCGGGTTCGAGACGGTCATCGACCCGGCCCGGCTCGTCACCAAGCGGCCGAGCACCACCTGGAACGTCGAGATGGCCGCCTTCGGAGGCGGCCTGCTGCGTACCGGGCCCGTGCGGATGGGCGGGCTCGCCGACCTGCCCGTGCGCTATCTGGACGACTTCCTGCGCATCGCGCCCCGGCTCAGCGCGGGCCGGCTGCGGCTGCGGGCCGAGCGGGTGAAGGCCCGGCTGGTGCGGCACGAGGAGTCCGGCGGCGCCCTCAGGCTGGAGGGTGAACTCGCCCCCGGGACGCCCGCGGACCTCAAGGCGCTGCGCGTCGAGAACTGGCACACCAAGGAGGCGCACGACCTCCCTGTCGAGCGCTCGGGGCGCACCTTCGCCGCCGAGCTGCGCCTGGAGCTGATCGCGGGCGCCGGGACCGACGACTCCGGGGCGCCCCGCAAGACCGACCCGTGGGGGGTCGGCCTCGTGCGCGGGGAGGACGAGTGGTCGGCCCTCGCGGTCCGCCCCGACACCCCGGCGGGCCGCCACCCCCTCGGCGCCGGGCGCGAACTGCTCGTCCTCGCCAACGCCGCCGGGAACGTGGAGCTGCGCAACCAGACCGTACGGCCCCTCGTCGACACCCTGACCTGGGACGAGGACGGGCTGCTCGCCGTCGGGGGCAGCTTCCCCGACGAGTCCGACACCGCGTGGGAGCTGCTGCTCCAGCACAGCGGCCACGACGAGGTGGCCGTCCTCCCGGTCGAGGTGACCGACGGGCGGTTCGGCGCGACGCTGTGTCCGGACGCGGTCGCGGGCCCCGCCGGGGTCCTGCCGCTCGCCGAGGGCCGCTGGTACCTGTTCCTGCGTGAGCCGGGCGAGACGGACCCCGGCCGCTACCGCCAGGTCCATGTCGCGCCCGCCCGGCACGAGCGCCTGCCCCTGGTACGCGCCCTGGGCGGCCGGGACTTCACCGTCGGGCGCCGCCACTACGACCGCCTCGTCATCGAGTCGGGATCCGTCCTCGCCGTCACGGAGCGCGGCGGCGCCCAGCAGGGCGCGCTGCGCACCCGCTACGCGTCCCTGCGCGTCGAGCCCCGCACCGACACGGTCCTGTACTCCAGCTTCGACGGCCGCCAGTACTCGGACTCGCCGCGCGCCGTGCACGAGGAGCTCGTCGCCCGGGGCGAACCCCTGGAGCACCTGTGGGTCGTGCGCGACCAGCAGGTCACGGTGCCCGCGAGCGGCCGGCCCGTGGTCCTGTGGAGCACCGAGTGGTACGAGGCGCTGGCCCGCAGCCGCTACGTCGTCACCAACACGCAGCTGCCCGACTGGTTCGAGCGTGCCGAGGACCAGTACGTCGTACAGACCTGGCACGGCACCCCGCTCAAGCGCATCGGCCGCGACCTGGCGGACAGCCCGTCCGGCGACCGGCGTTACATCGCCACGCTGCCGGAGCGTGCCGCGCAGTGGAACCTGCTCGTCTCCCCGAACCGTTTCTCCACCCCTGTCCTGCGGGGCGCGTTCGGCTACCACGGCGAGGTCCTGGAGTCCGGCTACCCGCGCAACGACCTGCTGCACGCGGCGGACCGCGCCAAGGTCGCCGCCGAGGTCCGCGAACGCCTCGGCATCCCCGAGGACAGGCGCGTCGTCCTCTACGCCCCGACCTGGCGCGAGAACCAGCCGCGCAGGGGCGGCCGTTACGGGCTCGACCTGCGCCTGGACCTGGCGGCGGCCCGGCGCGCGCTCGGCGAGGACCACGTCCTGCTCGTGCGCCGCCACTACCTGGTCGGCGGCACCGTCCCGGGCACCACGTCCGGCTTCGTGCGTGACGTCACCCGCCACCCGGACGTGGGCGAACTCCTCCTGATCAGCGATGTGCTGGTGACCGACTACTCGTCGCTGATGTTCGACTTCGCGCAGACCGGCCGCCCGATGCTGTTCCACACCTACGACCTCGACCACTACCGGGACACCCTCAGGGGCTTCTACTTCGACTTCGTCGCGCAGGCGCCGGGGCCGCTGCTCGCCACCGGCGAGGAGGTCGTCGAGGCGCTGCGCGACCCGGTCGCCGCGACCGCAGGGCACGAGGAGGCCTACCGCCGTTTCCGCGAGGTGTTCTGCGACCTGGACGACGGGCGCGCCGCCGCCCACGTCGCCGACGCCATGCTGCCGGGAGGCCGCCGATGA